A genomic stretch from Halichoerus grypus chromosome 5, mHalGry1.hap1.1, whole genome shotgun sequence includes:
- the CTTNBP2NL gene encoding CTTNBP2 N-terminal-like protein — MNLEKLSKPELLTLFSILEGELEARDLVIEALKAQHRDTFIEERYGKYNISDPLMALQRDFETLKEKNDGEKQPVCTNPLSVLKVVMKQCKSMQERMLSQLAAAESRHRKVILDLEEERQRHAQDTAEGDDVTYMLEKERERLTQQLEFEKSQVKKFEKEQKKLSSQLEEERCRHKQLSSLLALECRKATGKAAEEGQKAGELSLKLEKEKSRASKLEEELAAERRRGLQTEAQVEKQLSEFDIEREQLRAKLNREENRTRTLKEEMESLKKIVKALEASHLHTSPPEQARRPVTVSKGTATEPPVLVSVFCQTERSQGSSAAKVSAAGPPGPATPAYSFAKTNGHLEPEVQTAKELVVGSSGENQVPPRERPVGSAQEKAVENGGCPVGIETPGPAPAHLPSSGGSLSPSSTASSSLTSSPCSSPVLTKRLLGSSASSPGYQSSYQVGINQRFQAARHKFQSQADQDQQASGVQSPPSRDLSPTLIDNSAAKQLARNTVTQVLSRFTSQQGPIKPVSPNSSPFGTDYRNLANTASPRGDASHSPTPGKVSSPLSPLSPGIKSPTIPRAERGNPPPIPPKKPGLTPSPSTTTPLTKTHSQASSLATTEDLAVSCSSTAVVANGKDVEILLPTSS; from the exons ATGAATCTGGAAAAACTCAGCAAGCCTGAACTCCTAACACTATTCAGTATTCTTGAAGGAGAGCTTGAAGCAAGGGACCTCGTGATAGAGGCTTTAAAg gCCCAACACAGAGATACTTTCATTGAAGAACGCTATGGAAAATACAACATCAGTGATCCTTTAATGGCTCTACAGAGAGACTTCGAGACACTGAAGGAGAAGAATGATGGCGAAAAGCAGCCAGTCTGCACAAACCCACTCTCTGTCCTTAAGGTGGTGATGAAGCAGTGTAAGAGCATGCAGGAGCGCATGCTGTCCCAGCTGGCTGCCGCCGAGAGCAGGCACCGCAAA gtGATCCTAGACCTTGAGGAAGAAAGGCAGAGGCATGCGCAGGACACAGCTGAAGGAGATGATGTCACCTACAtgctggagaaagagagagagcggctGACTCAGCAG CTGGAATTTGAGAAGTCCCAGGTGAAAAAGTTCGAGAAAGAGCAGAAGAAGCTGTCCAGTCAGCTGGAGGAGGAGCGCTGCCGTCACAAGCAGCTGTCGTCCCTGCTGGCGCTCGAGTGCAGGAAAGCCACGGGCAAGGCGGCCGAGGAGGGCCAGAAGGCCGGCGAGCTGAGCCTgaagctggagaaggagaagagccGCGCGAGCAAGCTGGAGGAGGAGCTGGCGGCCGAGAGGAGGCGGGGCCTGCAGACGGAGGCGCAGGTGGAGAAGCAGCTGTCCGAGTTCGACATCGAGCGCGAACAACTGAGGGCAAAACTGAACCGAGAGGAGAACCGGACCAGAACCCTGAAGGAAGAGATGGAAAGCCTGAAGAAGATAGTGAAGGCTCTGGAGGCTTCTCACCTGCACACTAGCCCTCCTGAGCAAGCGAGGAGGCCGGTGACCGTGTCGAAAGGCACGGCCACTGAGCCTCCCGTGCTGGTGTCTGTGTTCTGCCAAACGGAGAGAAGCCAGGGGAGCAGCGCAGCCAAGGTGAGCGCCGCCGGGCCGCCTGGTCCCGCCACTCCTGCTTACTCGTTCGCAAAAACCAACGGCCATTTGGAGCCCGAGGTACAGACTGCCAAGGAGCTGGTGGTAGGCAGCAGCGGGGAAAACCAAGTGCCTCCACGAGAGAGGCCTGTGGGGTCGGCCCAAGAGAAAGCAGTGGAGAACGGCGGGTGTCCTGTGGGAATCGAGACTCCTGGCCCAGCACCTGCTCACCTCCCGTCCAGTGGGGGCTCCCTGTCTCCCAGCAGCacggcctcctcctccctcacatCCTCTCCTTGCTCCTCCCCAGTGCTGACTAAGCGCCTGCTGGGGTCCTCAGCCAGCAGCCCCGGCTACCAGTCATCCTACCAAGTGGGGATCAACCAGCGGTTCCAGGCGGCTCGGCACAAATTTCAGTCCCAAGCGGATCAGGACCAGCAGGCCAGTGGTGTGCAGAGCCCCCCATCCAGGGACCTGTCGCCCACCCTCATAGACAACTCTGCCGCCAAGCAGCTGGCCCGCAACACCGTCACTCAGGTGCTCTCCAGATTCACTAGCCAGCAAGGGCCGATCAAGCCTGTCTCCCCCAACAGCTCTCCCTTTGGCACAGACTATCGGAATCTGGCCAACACTGCCAGCCCAAGAGGCGACGCCAGCCATTCCCCCACTCCAGGGAAAGTGTCCAGTCCTCTGAGCCCTCTGTCtccagggatcaagtcccccacCATCCCCAGGGCTGAGAGAGGAAACCCTCCACCCATCCCGCCCAAAAAACCTGGCCTCACCCCTTCTCCATCCACCACCACTCCACTGACCAAAACTCattcccaggcctcctctttgGCCACCACGGAAGACCTGGCCGTCAGCTGCTCTTCCACGGCTGTCGTGGCTAACGGCAAGGACGTGGAGATACTCCTGCCTACCAGCAGCTAG